In Hydractinia symbiolongicarpus strain clone_291-10 chromosome 15, HSymV2.1, whole genome shotgun sequence, one DNA window encodes the following:
- the LOC130628568 gene encoding alpha-2-macroglobulin receptor-associated protein-like: protein MNIIIYTSCLCLVYATSAGEDMSNFSHEDRKFRSVKYNDIWKRALKTVPKKDLPELGRMLKKLDKSEIDLKHHSGEEGYDEDAAKHLQNHLADILHRFGVMEDINTTHFAKITFADPRLNRIWIQAVKEGNYSPDELESLHNELKHMEGKLNDYHSFSGTVESHEKRLNEELENDAHGNNNFVDHTDEESDHKKLKKMKKQLKHDYHHLQESVQMLEQTVQDRIGRAGDTFSDARVLNLWKKAEETGKFSDKELQSIKEELQHFQTRIDKLRHWEGMSEKLEKSVKDEGLDHIREEYDNAKKRVEEHKKYVKKYHATMLNRVYHHSEL, encoded by the exons atgAATATTATAATTTATACCTCATGTTTGTGTTTGGTATACGCTACTTCAGCCGGAGAGGATATGAGTAATTTCTCCCATGAAGACAGAAAGTTTCGTTCAGTAAAGTACAACGACATCTGGAAGCGTGCTTTAAAAACAGTACCCAAAAAAGATTTACCAGAATTGGGTAGAATGCTCAAGAAGTTAGACAAAAGTGAGATAGATTTGAAACATCATTCAG GTGAAGAGGGTTATGACGAAGATGCTGCAAAACATCTTCAAAATCATTTAGCTGATATTTTGCATCGATTTGGAGTTATGGAGGACATCAACACCACACACTTTGCGAAAATTACTTTTGCTGATCCGAGATTGAACAGAATCTGGATCCAAGCTGTCAAAGAAG GGAATTATAGCCCAGATGAATTAGAAAGTCTTCACAATGAATTGAAGCACATGGAAGGTAAACTCAACGACTACCACTCCTTCTCAGGGACTGTTGAATCGCACGAGAAGCGTTTAAACGAAGAGTTAGAGAACGATGCACATGGAAACAACAATTTTGTAGATCACACTGATGAAGAGAGTGATCATAAGAagttgaagaaaatgaagaagcaACTGAAACACGACTATCATCATCTTCAGGAGAGTGTTCAAATGTTAGAACAAACG GTACAAGACCGTATTGGAAGAGCTGGTGACACTTTTTCTGATGCACGTGTCTTGAATTTATGGAAGAAAGCTGAAGAGACCGGTAAATTCTCTGATAAAGAACTACAGTCTATCAAA GAAGAGTTGCAGCACTTTCAAACCCGTATCGACAAGTTACGACATTGGGAAGGGATGAGCGAAAAGTTAGAGAAGAGCGTTAAAGACGAAGGGCTTGATCACATACGGGAGGAGTATGATAACGCAAAGAAAAGAGtggaagaacacaaaaaatat